One Ignavibacterium album JCM 16511 genomic region harbors:
- a CDS encoding IS5 family transposase: protein MRSNKINNIDLFTSSANDKFTKHIKTQSKQALEIINNKINWTKLLRPLEETIKKTKQNNSPAGRRTFDLLVIVKCFILQSIYNLSDPRLEEEIADRRSFQIFLGLNSSDSIPDETTICRYRELFATLELDKKLFYEFNKQLTELKLIVGKGTIVDATIKQAHAKPNSNRDNDADFTIKRGKTYYGYKGHIAIDEDSQVIKSVEFTKASIHDSNAFDQLVDYSEQAIFADKAYANKTRRNKLEAIGIFDGILAKGYRNKPLSKSEKKVNKLLSTIRNKVERPFAYMKQVLQYQQCSYYDIGRNRFEFIMCAFVYNIRRLITLST from the coding sequence ATGAGAAGCAACAAAATCAACAACATCGATTTATTTACATCATCAGCAAACGATAAGTTCACAAAACATATAAAAACTCAGAGTAAACAAGCTTTGGAAATAATAAACAACAAAATAAACTGGACAAAGCTATTAAGACCATTAGAAGAAACAATTAAAAAGACAAAACAAAATAATTCACCAGCAGGCAGAAGAACATTCGATTTGCTTGTAATTGTTAAATGCTTTATTCTCCAAAGCATTTATAATCTTTCCGATCCACGTTTGGAGGAAGAGATAGCAGACCGTAGAAGCTTTCAGATATTTCTTGGTCTTAATAGTTCAGACTCAATTCCAGATGAAACAACTATATGCAGATACAGAGAACTTTTTGCAACTTTAGAGTTAGACAAGAAACTATTTTATGAATTTAACAAACAACTAACAGAACTGAAGCTGATTGTCGGAAAAGGAACAATAGTAGATGCCACAATAAAACAGGCACACGCAAAACCAAACAGCAATAGAGACAACGATGCAGACTTTACAATCAAAAGGGGCAAGACATATTATGGTTACAAAGGACACATTGCAATCGATGAAGACAGTCAAGTAATAAAGTCAGTTGAGTTTACCAAAGCAAGCATTCACGATTCAAATGCATTTGATCAATTAGTTGACTATTCCGAACAGGCTATCTTTGCTGATAAAGCTTATGCAAATAAAACAAGGAGAAATAAACTTGAAGCCATAGGTATTTTTGATGGCATCTTAGCAAAAGGTTATCGGAATAAACCTCTAAGCAAATCAGAAAAGAAAGTTAACAAGCTGCTTTCTACAATCAGAAATAAAGTTGAAAGACCATTTGCTTATATGAAACAAGTCTTGCAATACCAACAATGTAGTTACTATGATATAGGGCGAAACAGGTTTGAGTTTATAATGTGTGCTTTTGTTTACAATATTAGGAGACTTATCACATTATCGACTTAA